Proteins from a single region of Bombus pascuorum chromosome 5, iyBomPasc1.1, whole genome shotgun sequence:
- the LOC132907094 gene encoding uncharacterized transmembrane protein DDB_G0289901-like: protein MKIALLLLAVFVCVQIAIAGVSIEARKEGDASAESSGSKSSQAEKKEEASQSSSASKSSNEKESGKIGGGVEISGGLEIGGGSESGGNWKNGGSSGSSEKWKNGESSENGGKWNNGASSENGEKWNNGGNSDSAKWNNGGSSENKEKWKNGGSSENGEKWNNNGSWKNGGSSGSDKNWKNGGSSGSGGKWNNGGSSENSEKWNNGGNSESGENWNNGGNSESGGKWNNGGSSGSGENWKNGGSSESGKNWKNGGSSESDKNWKNGGSSESDKNSKNGGNSESDKNSKNGGNSESDKNSKNGGSSESDKNSKNGGSSESDKNSKNGGSWESGKNWKNGGSWESGKNWKNGGSWESDKNWKNGGSSESDKNSKNSGSSESDKNSKNSGSSESDKNSKNSGSSESDKNSKNGGSWESGKNWKNGGSWESGKNWKNGGSSESDKNWKNGGSSESDKNSKNSGSSESDKNSKNSGSSESDKNSKNGGSWESGKNWKNGGSWESGKNWKNGGSSESGKNWKNGGSSESDKNWKNGGSSESDKNSKNSGSSESDKNSKNSGSSESDKNSKNSGSSESDKNSKNGGSWESGKNSKNGGSWESGKNWKNGGSSESNEGWKSSENGKNGESSKNSESWKNSEKSNNDGSWKSSGESEKWKDGEVVVEGSISINWSDIKEQVSNIATSLEEGGNLKAVLKVKKGEKKISSLEETKEKVQVLLKWIQEGKDTSSLLDLRKGSKDIASLKEIRENILLIIKLVNEGKDTSGLLDLATSGKVILELQSAIEEVLVKSEKITKISESLSGLLKSKTVSDTKPLQAVIPLVLELQKTSTDLSILNKWSATSVSSIDIERVTKTVPVLLQSMKEGTDIQTLLSEKGAQKLGISAVDLQAVQGALGLVGKLSSGGALNLKGLLNLKGGTSVLSTGKVGGLVPLPKL, encoded by the exons ATGAAGATCGCGTTGTTGTTGTTGGCAGTATTCGTCTGCGTGCAGATAGCGATCGCAGGCGTGAGTATAGAAGCTAGAAAGGAAGGGGATGCGTCTGCAGAAAGCTCCGGATCGAAGAGTTCCCAAgcggagaaaaaggaagaagcatCGCAAAGCTCCTCAGCTTCTAAATCgtcaaatgaaaaagaaagcgGGAAAATTGGCGGAGGCGTAGAAATCAGCGGAGGCTTAGAAATCGGCGGAGGCTCAGAAAGCGGCGGAAATTGGAAAAACGGTGGAAGCTCGGGTAGCAGCGAGAAATGGAAAAACGGTGAAAGCTCGGAAAACGGCGGAAAATGGAATAACGGTGCAAGCTCGGAAAACGGCGAAAAATGGAATAACGGCGGAAATTCGGACAGCGCAAAGTGGAATAACGGTGGAAGTtcggaaaacaaagaaaaatggaagaacGGTGGAAGCTCGGAAAACGGcgaaaaatggaataataacGGAAGCTGGAAGAACGGTGGAAGCTCGGGAAGCGACAAAAATTGGAAGAACGGTGGAAGCTCGGGCAGCGGCGGAAAATGGAATAACGGTGGAAGCTCGGAAAACAGCGAGAAATGGAATAACGGTGGAAATTCCGAAAGTGGCGAAAATTGGAATAACGGTGGGAACTCGGAAAGCGGCGGAAAATGGAATAACGGTGGAAGCTCGGGAAGTGGCGAAAATTGGAAGAACGGCGGAAGCTCGGAGAGCGGCAAAAATTGGAAGAACGGCGGAAGCTCTGAAAGCGACAAAAATTGGAAGAACGGCGGAAGCTCTGAAAGCGACAAAAACTCGAAGAACGGCGGAAACTCTGAAAGCGACAAAAACTCGAAGAACGGCGGAAACTCTGAAAGCgacaaaaattcgaagaacgGCGGAAGCTCTGAAAGCgacaaaaattcgaaaaacgGCGGAAGCTCTGAAAGCgacaaaaattcgaagaacgGTGGAAGCTGGGAAAGCGGCAAAAATTGGAAGAACGGTGGAAGCTGGGAAAGCGGCAAAAATTGGAAGAACGGCGGAAGCTGGGAAAGCGACAAAAATTGGAAGAACGGCGGAAGTTCCGAAAGCgacaaaaattcgaagaacaGCGGAAGCTCTGAAAGCgacaaaaattcgaagaacaGCGGAAGCTCTGAAAGCgacaaaaattcgaagaacaGCGGAAGCTCTGAAAGCgacaaaaattcgaagaacgGTGGAAGCTGGGAAAGCGGCAAAAATTGGAAGAACGGTGGAAGCTGGGAAAGTGGCAAAAATTGGAAGAACGGCGGAAGCTCAGAAAGCGACAAAAATTGGAAGAACGGCGGAAGCTCTGAAAGCgacaaaaattcgaagaacaGCGGAAGCTCTGAAAGCgacaaaaattcgaagaacaGCGGAAGCTCTGAAAGCgacaaaaattcgaagaacgGTGGAAGCTGGGAAAGCGGCAAAAATTGGAAGAACGGCGGAAGCTGGGAAAGCGGCAAAAATTGGAAGAACGGCGGAAGCTCAGAAAGCGGCAAAAATTGGAAGAACGGCGGAAGCTCAGAAAGCGACAAAAATTGGAAGAACGGCGGAAGCTCTGAAAGCgacaaaaattcgaagaacaGCGGAAGCTCTGAAAGCgacaaaaattcgaagaacaGCGGAAGCTCTGAAAGCgacaaaaattcgaagaacaGCGGAAGCTCTGAAAGCgacaaaaattcgaagaacgGTGGAAGCTGGGAAAGCGgcaaaaattcgaagaacgGTGGAAGCTGGGAAAGCGGCAAAAATTGGAAGAACGGCGGAAGCTCGGAGAGCAACGAGGGCTGGAAAAGCAGTGAAAATGGAAAGAACGGCGAAAGCTCAAAAAACAGCGAATCCTGGAAGAACAGCGAAAAGTCAAACAACGACGGCAGCTGGAAGAGCAGTGGAGAATCAG aaaAGTGGAAGGATGGTGAAGTAGTGGTGGAAGGCAGTATTAGTATAAACTGGTCAGATATCAAAGAGCAGGTTAGCAACATTGCTACATCCTTAGAGGAGGGTGGTAACCTCAAGGCTGTATTGAAAGTAAAGAAAggggaaaagaaaatttcaagtttgGAGGAAACCAAGGAAAAAGTCCAAGTATTACTGAAATGGATTCAAGAAGGCAAAGATACTAGCAGCCTATTAGATTTGAGAAAGGGTAGCAAGGATATTGCGTCGTTGAAAGAAATCAGAGAAAACATCCTTTTGATCATTAAGTTAGTGAATGAAGGAAAAGACACTAGTGGTCTTTTAGATTTAGCAACGAGTGGCAAAGTAATTCTAGAATTGCAAAGCGCCATAGAAGAGGTTCTCGTAAAGTCAGAAAAGATAACCAAAATATCTGAATCTCTTTCCGGTTTACTAAAAAGCAAAACTGTCTCGGACACAAAACCGCTTCAAGCAGTAATTCCTTTAGTCCTTGAATTGCAAAAAACAAGCACTGACCTTAGTATCTTAAACAAGTGGTCCGCCACTAGTGTAAGTTCTATTGACATAGAACGCGTCACGAAAACGGTTCCAGTACTCCTTCAATCCATGAAAGAAGGCACAGATATTCAGACCCTTTTGAGTGAGAAAGGTGCACAGAAACTTGGCATTAGTGCTGTGGACTTGCAGGCTGTTCAAGGAGCTCTCGGCTTGGTTGGAAAGCTAAGTTCAGGTGGTGCGTTGAACCTAAAAGGCTTGTTGAACTTGAAAGGTGGCACTAGTGTGTTAAGTACAGGAAAGGTCGGAGGATTAGTTCCTTTACCGAAactttaa